A stretch of Candidatus Vicinibacter affinis DNA encodes these proteins:
- the ric gene encoding iron-sulfur cluster repair di-iron protein encodes MKILNIATVGNFVAEDYRAAAVFQKHDIDFCCKGGRTIEEACTQKNIPTQELLKELKLACKVPEKSSMNFQKWPLDLLADYIEKKHHRYILQNSPVIIQFLDKLCKVHGGRHPELYKINQEFNESDLQLKAHMRKEEMILFPYVRSLVSLKVNPDDHIRPGFGNVQNPIRMMMQEHDVEGERFRKMSLLSNGYTTPEDGCTTYRVCYSMLKDFENDLHLHVHLENNILFPKAIELENESHILHVQH; translated from the coding sequence ATGAAAATCTTAAATATTGCCACTGTAGGAAATTTTGTTGCGGAAGACTATCGTGCAGCAGCCGTCTTTCAAAAACACGACATTGACTTTTGTTGTAAAGGCGGAAGAACGATTGAGGAAGCTTGCACACAAAAAAACATCCCAACACAAGAACTGCTCAAAGAATTAAAGCTGGCATGTAAAGTTCCGGAAAAGAGTTCCATGAATTTTCAAAAATGGCCCTTGGATTTATTGGCTGACTACATTGAGAAAAAACACCACCGGTACATCCTGCAGAACAGTCCGGTAATCATACAATTTTTGGACAAACTGTGTAAAGTTCATGGCGGCAGACACCCTGAATTGTATAAAATCAACCAAGAATTCAATGAATCAGACCTGCAATTAAAGGCACACATGAGGAAAGAGGAAATGATACTTTTCCCTTATGTGCGATCACTGGTTTCCTTAAAAGTGAACCCTGATGATCACATTCGACCAGGTTTTGGAAATGTCCAAAACCCCATCCGAATGATGATGCAGGAACACGATGTCGAAGGAGAAAGATTTAGAAAAATGTCATTGCTCAGCAATGGATACACAACACCGGAAGATGGTTGTACCACCTACAGAGTATGTTACTCCATGTTGAAAGACTTTGAAAATGACCTGCACCTTCATGTCCATTTGGAAAACAACATTCTGTTTCCTAAAGCCATCGAACTGGAAAATGAATCTCATATACTTCATGTTCAACATTAG
- a CDS encoding DUF1761 domain-containing protein produces MELGINMTAIAIAVVANFILGFIWYTPLFGKAWGKEMGYDLNEKPDNSIMFKGMAFMVFGNILFAWVFAHNIAAWTFVPGMNEMGNFSNAMSAAIFTWLGFYLPGELGGTVWEKKSWKLFAINTGYHLASLLLVAFILTYWK; encoded by the coding sequence ATGGAATTAGGAATTAACATGACAGCCATTGCAATTGCGGTAGTGGCAAATTTCATTCTTGGGTTTATCTGGTACACTCCATTGTTTGGAAAAGCTTGGGGAAAAGAAATGGGTTATGACCTCAACGAGAAGCCTGACAATTCAATAATGTTTAAAGGAATGGCATTTATGGTGTTTGGGAATATACTGTTCGCATGGGTTTTTGCACACAACATTGCAGCCTGGACCTTTGTACCCGGAATGAATGAAATGGGAAATTTTTCAAATGCGATGAGCGCAGCAATATTCACCTGGCTCGGTTTTTATTTACCCGGAGAATTGGGAGGCACTGTTTGGGAAAAAAAATCCTGGAAGCTATTTGCCATTAACACAGGGTATCATCTTGCTTCCCTGTTGTTGGTTGCATTTATATTGACGTATTGGAAATAA
- a CDS encoding GNAT family N-acetyltransferase, whose product MNANFKFIPFPVLTTQRLNLRELDFTDDQDIFAHRTDDRVNTYLDGFRHDHISQSRDFITRVLKEIDEGITILWVISRKESRKFMGTICLWNISKTNLKAELGYTLVPEYHNLGYMSEALERVLEFGFKVMKLKTIEAFTHQDNAGSIRILTKNKFMPDFSLDFTNKKNRVGFTLTNELVF is encoded by the coding sequence ATGAATGCCAATTTTAAATTCATTCCTTTTCCTGTTTTGACCACTCAACGCCTGAATTTAAGGGAACTTGATTTCACTGATGATCAGGATATTTTTGCGCATCGGACAGACGATAGAGTGAATACCTACCTTGATGGTTTCAGACATGATCACATATCGCAATCCCGGGATTTTATTACTCGGGTACTAAAAGAGATCGACGAAGGAATAACCATCTTGTGGGTAATTTCCCGAAAGGAGTCCAGAAAATTCATGGGAACCATTTGTCTTTGGAATATTTCGAAAACCAATTTAAAAGCAGAACTTGGCTACACGCTTGTTCCGGAGTACCACAATTTGGGATACATGAGTGAGGCCTTGGAACGTGTACTTGAATTTGGATTTAAAGTGATGAAACTTAAAACCATAGAAGCCTTTACCCATCAGGACAATGCAGGTTCAATTCGCATTTTGACAAAAAATAAATTTATGCCTGACTTTTCACTGGACTTTACAAATAAAAAAAATCGGGTAGGTTTTACATTGACGAATGAATTGGTATTTTAA
- a CDS encoding DNA alkylation repair protein, with protein MTASEVMNQLKMFGSEQTKKIYISHGAKEPLFGVKVADLKTILKKTKKDHQLSLELYDTGNSDAMYLAGLMADESKITEEHLNDWVKKAYWFYLSEYTVPWVAAETKFGFELGLKWIRSDEERIAAAGWSTLSYYASVHPDDKLDINAYSKLLDQIPTEIHAARGRVKYAMNGFIIAIGSFIAELNEKATNIAKKVGSVEVDMNGTSCKVPLASDYLHKILEKKQIGKKRKTARC; from the coding sequence ATGACTGCAAGTGAGGTAATGAATCAACTAAAAATGTTTGGCAGCGAACAAACAAAAAAAATCTATATAAGCCATGGCGCAAAGGAACCCTTGTTTGGCGTTAAAGTAGCAGACCTTAAAACGATTCTCAAAAAAACAAAAAAGGATCATCAGCTGTCTCTGGAACTTTATGATACCGGCAACTCTGATGCGATGTATTTGGCAGGCCTGATGGCTGATGAAAGCAAAATAACAGAAGAGCATTTAAATGATTGGGTTAAAAAAGCATACTGGTTTTATTTAAGTGAATACACCGTTCCATGGGTGGCCGCAGAAACGAAATTTGGTTTCGAACTGGGACTCAAGTGGATCCGTTCGGATGAGGAAAGAATTGCAGCAGCCGGATGGTCTACCCTCTCCTATTACGCAAGTGTACATCCAGATGACAAATTGGATATCAATGCTTACAGCAAACTGTTGGATCAGATTCCAACAGAAATTCATGCTGCAAGAGGCAGGGTAAAATATGCGATGAACGGATTCATTATAGCCATTGGTTCTTTTATAGCTGAACTGAATGAAAAAGCAACCAACATTGCTAAAAAAGTTGGATCTGTTGAAGTAGACATGAACGGCACCTCCTGCAAAGTTCCTTTGGCAAGTGATTATCTCCATAAGATTTTAGAGAAAAAACAAATAGGGAAAAAACGAAAGACCGCCAGATGTTAA
- a CDS encoding cupin domain-containing protein, with translation MENKTNKSKMAEWNNFSKADEIREFPKGRLELLNIGGATIGRGIFEPGWRWSTSVQPIVHTHSCEAPHFQYHVSGILRVKMDDGTEFDCHPGDVSLLPSGHDAWTVGDEPAVVIDFQGMIDFAKHL, from the coding sequence ATGGAAAATAAAACTAACAAATCAAAAATGGCCGAATGGAATAACTTCAGTAAAGCTGATGAAATCCGGGAATTTCCAAAAGGAAGACTTGAGTTACTTAATATTGGAGGAGCAACTATTGGAAGGGGTATTTTCGAACCTGGATGGAGATGGTCTACCTCTGTTCAACCTATTGTCCACACGCACAGTTGCGAAGCGCCCCATTTCCAATACCATGTTTCCGGGATCCTTCGTGTTAAAATGGATGATGGAACCGAATTCGATTGTCACCCCGGCGATGTATCGCTCCTACCTTCCGGCCATGATGCCTGGACGGTAGGTGATGAACCTGCAGTTGTCATAGATTTTCAGGGAATGATTGATTTTGCCAAGCACCTTTAA
- a CDS encoding AraC family transcriptional regulator, translating to MKGKKEILNIQTLEKFERLINLDTTVYDLDMMVMPGTLEDKHKNCEIFPALRRQFNLIYLLLEGEHDVKLGADHLLLNPNDLVIVPENMLYASDHIKNCKGYCIHFKSEFLKALLTKPLSEEFPYFQFDAPHIINLNQQESEIIQAAFKNIIEEYERKSTEKNLLLGNLIYILLLRIREIYRPRVKEIKTNSSRQEQLANGFRLLVEQYFIEYRTVNDYAEKLFISAKHLSEVVRETFGRSPLQIIHDILLLEAKVQLRATDKSVSEIAYYLKFDDPSHFSHFVKKRTGLSPQDLRKKL from the coding sequence ATGAAAGGGAAAAAAGAAATATTGAACATTCAAACGCTGGAGAAGTTTGAGCGATTGATAAATCTCGACACCACAGTGTACGACCTTGACATGATGGTGATGCCCGGAACGCTTGAGGACAAACATAAAAATTGTGAAATATTTCCGGCACTCAGAAGGCAATTTAACCTGATTTACCTGCTCCTGGAAGGTGAACACGATGTTAAACTGGGCGCAGATCACTTGCTGTTAAATCCCAACGATCTGGTGATAGTGCCTGAAAATATGCTGTATGCAAGCGACCACATAAAAAACTGCAAAGGCTATTGCATTCATTTCAAATCTGAATTTTTGAAAGCCCTTCTTACAAAACCTCTTTCAGAAGAGTTTCCCTATTTCCAGTTTGATGCTCCACACATCATCAACCTAAATCAGCAAGAAAGTGAAATTATCCAGGCTGCATTCAAAAATATTATAGAGGAATACGAGCGAAAATCTACAGAAAAGAATTTACTGCTTGGTAATCTCATTTATATTTTACTTTTAAGAATCCGCGAAATTTATCGACCTCGGGTAAAAGAAATAAAAACCAATTCCAGTAGACAGGAGCAACTGGCAAATGGATTCAGACTGCTTGTTGAACAATATTTTATTGAATACCGGACTGTGAATGATTATGCAGAAAAGTTGTTCATCTCAGCCAAGCATTTATCAGAAGTGGTAAGGGAAACATTTGGCCGTTCACCTTTACAAATCATCCACGATATATTATTACTGGAGGCCAAGGTTCAGCTGCGCGCTACCGATAAATCCGTTTCAGAAATTGCGTACTACTTAAAATTTGACGACCCTTCACATTTCAGTCATTTTGTAAAAAAGCGAACTGGCCTGTCTCCACAAGATCTTCGCAAGAAACTCTGA
- a CDS encoding DUF2200 domain-containing protein, with translation MNNTSHHDERIAKMTFATVYPLYVAKIEKKGRTQEELHQVIEWLTGYDENKLKTLLEEKVTFKTFFEKATLNPHAHLINGLICGYRVEEIENPLTQKVRFLDKLVDELAKGRKMEKILRSAASDS, from the coding sequence ATGAACAACACAAGCCACCACGATGAACGAATTGCAAAAATGACTTTTGCTACTGTATATCCTCTTTACGTTGCAAAAATCGAGAAGAAAGGCCGAACTCAAGAAGAATTGCATCAAGTAATTGAATGGTTAACCGGATATGATGAAAACAAATTAAAAACCCTCCTCGAAGAAAAAGTAACTTTTAAAACTTTCTTTGAAAAAGCTACGCTAAACCCTCATGCGCATCTGATTAACGGACTCATCTGTGGCTATCGGGTAGAAGAAATCGAAAATCCGTTGACACAAAAGGTAAGATTCTTGGACAAGCTGGTTGATGAATTGGCGAAAGGACGTAAAATGGAAAAGATCTTGCGGAGTGCAGCAAGCGATTCCTGA
- a CDS encoding flavodoxin family protein has translation MLHPTRNVHSHTVAKKHTEKELMKKYLILYYSKTNNSKFIAERLSKELNCEMEMIESMIHNLGLLFFISLLNIPIPINVSKEKIKQYEAIIIVGPIWGGLLIAPLKSVIKKCIGLNKPFHFALTCESKESDKDSKYGYNTVLVKAKALGGNLIKSTSAFSTSLISGYHEKEFNIHVKAKFNEDNFSEELNNRVNIFVSKIKNSDISNK, from the coding sequence TTGTTGCATCCAACAAGAAATGTACATTCACATACTGTAGCTAAAAAGCATACTGAAAAAGAACTTATGAAAAAGTACCTCATCCTGTATTATTCCAAAACCAATAACAGCAAGTTCATTGCAGAAAGGCTGTCTAAAGAGCTGAATTGTGAGATGGAAATGATTGAGTCCATGATCCACAACTTAGGGTTATTATTCTTTATATCACTACTCAACATACCCATTCCAATCAATGTATCGAAAGAAAAAATAAAACAGTATGAAGCAATCATAATTGTAGGTCCAATTTGGGGTGGACTTTTAATTGCACCGTTAAAATCTGTTATCAAAAAATGCATTGGACTCAATAAACCATTTCACTTTGCCCTAACGTGTGAAAGCAAAGAAAGTGATAAGGACAGCAAGTATGGGTATAACACTGTTTTAGTGAAAGCTAAAGCTTTGGGTGGAAATTTAATAAAAAGCACCTCAGCATTTTCAACATCTCTGATAAGTGGTTACCATGAAAAGGAATTCAACATTCACGTGAAGGCAAAATTCAATGAGGATAATTTTAGTGAAGAGTTAAATAATAGAGTAAATATTTTCGTAAGTAAAATTAAAAATTCAGACATCTCAAATAAATGA
- a CDS encoding DUF4397 domain-containing protein: MKNKISIFLSTILFASITLFTSCKEDESNDDNSYAKVLVTHASPNAPGVDLLIDNSKQNSSALNFPNNTGYLKVESGTRNIKVNVTGTSTTVIEANLMLAKDNNYSVFAVDSVSNISAIVLADDLSAPAAGKAHVRFIHLSPNAPAVDVAVASSGAVVFGNKKFTEYTAFTPLDAGTYNLDVRVAGTSTVALVLPAITLEAGKIYTVFAKGFLGGSGAQALGAEIIVNK; this comes from the coding sequence ATGAAAAACAAAATTTCAATTTTCCTTTCAACAATTTTATTTGCTTCCATCACTCTTTTTACTTCTTGCAAAGAAGACGAATCTAACGATGACAACTCTTATGCAAAGGTTTTAGTAACCCATGCCTCACCAAATGCACCTGGCGTTGATCTTCTAATTGATAATAGCAAGCAAAACTCTTCGGCTCTAAATTTTCCCAATAATACGGGATACCTTAAGGTTGAGTCAGGTACACGAAACATCAAAGTGAACGTTACAGGAACTTCTACAACGGTAATAGAGGCTAATCTGATGCTTGCGAAGGATAACAATTACTCTGTATTTGCTGTAGATTCTGTATCAAACATTTCAGCAATTGTCCTTGCCGATGATCTTTCTGCCCCTGCAGCGGGCAAAGCGCATGTTCGCTTTATTCACTTGTCGCCCAATGCTCCTGCGGTTGATGTTGCTGTAGCAAGCAGCGGAGCTGTGGTATTTGGAAACAAAAAATTTACAGAGTATACTGCCTTTACACCACTTGATGCCGGTACTTACAATTTGGATGTGCGTGTGGCTGGAACTTCTACTGTCGCACTTGTATTACCCGCCATTACTCTGGAAGCCGGTAAAATATACACAGTTTTTGCAAAAGGGTTCCTTGGTGGAAGCGGTGCTCAGGCATTAGGCGCCGAAATTATCGTGAACAAATAA